The Streptomyces sp. NBC_00459 DNA segment AGCCGAACACGAATGGCGCGCCCCTCGTTTCCGCTGTCGGCAACGAGATCGGCATCCCGAAGCAACAGCGGGAGGATGACGCTCAGTTCGGCGAACCGGTCACCGGAGAAGAGCGGCAGGGCGGCTTCCAGAGCCTCGCGTACGCCGGCCACGGTCGGTTCGTCGCCCATTCCATCGGCGTGCACTGGAGCAACCAGTGCACGCCGTACAGCTTCCCAACGTTCAGCAGACCCCGGCGCTGTCTCCTCCGGCTCGTCCCGGTGCTCGGTGATGAGGCTTGTCGTCGGGACGCGCAGAGTCCGCGCGAGCCGACGCGCGGTCTCCAGCCGGGTGTCGGCCCGCTCTCCCTGCTCCAGCTTCCGGATCAGGGAGAGGGAGACACCGGACTCACTCGCCAGCTGACGCTGAGTCATACCGCGCCGCTTGCGCACTTCCTGGAGCCGCTTGCCGAGGTTGGCGCTCATGATTCGAGCGTACGGCGGTGGCTGGGAGTCCGTGGGGGCTTCGCGTTGCTGTCACTCCGAGGAGGGGGCTCGGGTGGTCCCTTCCGCTGTGCCGTCTCAATCGACCTGGGGCAGTTGGTACACATTGCCGTCACGTCATCGAGGGTCGATCTCAGGCCGGCGCTGTACCCGTTGGCTGAGGCTTGGTTGCCCTGACTGCCAGGACGAGCGGCGTCGGTGCCCCGCCTTCGGCGAACCGGTCGAGCTGCAGACCGGCGTCAAGAAACGCGTGCAGCAGCTCGGGCAACGGGCGGTGCATGGCGCCCACCTTGTCGCGCACCCCCTTGTTCGTCCAGGACTCCTTCGTCCAGTAGCCGCTGTCGAGGTAGCCGGGGCGGATCACCACTGCTTCCCGGTCGCTGAAGTCGGCGAATCCGCCGCAGAAGCTGGGGTGGACGCCGATATGCACGAACGTGCCGCCCGGCTGGAGGACCCGTGTGGCCTCACGCAACACCGCCGGATATCCCGGCATGTCCGTGTGGACCATCATCGCGATCACGGCTGGAACGGACTCGTCCCGCATGGGCAGTCGCTCGGCATCGGCCTGGGCGACCGGCAACCGTCCGCGGGCGTGGCGCAGCATCCGTTCGGAGAGGTCGATTCCCACCGGCGTCCAGCCCAGTTCGCGAACCAGAGCCGCATGGACGCCCGTGCCGCAGCCGATCTCCAGGCAGGTGTCACCGTCTGAACCCTCACCCTCACCTTCACCGAGCAGGTCACGCAGGAGGGCGCCCAGGCTCAGAGGGTGGCCGTCTCCCGGAGTTCTGGCGAGAAACTCCGTCTCGTACCAGTCCGCGATCTCGTCGTATGCCGCCATGGGAGCCATCTGTTCCTCCGGCACGTCGTGGTCGTTGCTCTTGAGACTGCCCACCCGGGCCACCGCTGCCCGGCATTCCGCCGGCGGTGAAACTGCCAGGGTTCACGCTTGTCGCCCCGGACAGGACATCGCCCTGCGGAATACGACTGTTCGGGCACTGCGGCCTGGCGCGGGTTCTGGTTACTCTCCAGTCACGTTGACCTGCAGGTATAGGCCGAGGTCTCGCCTTTGACGAGTGGATATGCGAGACGGTCATTGCTGGGTAGAGTCGTCTGGTTACAACTGGTTGTGGGGACAACCAAAGTGTTTCCCGGCTGCCAACGTCCTGGGGAGGGCCTGCAGCACATGAGTCGTCGCTCTACTGGTTCTGTCGGCGTCTGGGCCGAGATGCAACGGCAGCAGCAGCGCCAGCTGGATGCCGCAGCCAGACGGCAGAGGCAGGAAGAACAACAGGCGCGGGCCTACCAGAGGCGAGCCGCCCAAAGTCATCGCGAGTACCGCCAGGCAGACGCGCAGCGTCGCACGGAGGAACTGGACGCACAGGTCGCGGCACTGCAAGGTCTTCTCACCGTCGGCTGTGGGGCACCGGCCTTCAGCGCGGCGGCACTTGTGCGGGCCGAGACGGTCCAACCCTTCTCCGCCGGGTCGTTGGCCTATGCCTTGCCCATGCCCAGCCCCGATCAGTACCAGGCGCAGGGTGGCTGGACGGCGAGCCGCCGCGCGCAGGCGCAGGCCGAAGCACGGGCGCGCTTCGAGCGTGACTGGCAGGCCGCCCAGGCCGCAGAAACTCAACGGCAGCAGCAACTCGCCGCATCCCAAAGGGAGTACCAGCAGTGGGCGAGTGATCAGCTGGCGGAGATCCGTCGGCACAATGCCGGTATTCGCGAGGTGACGGAAGGCGCCAGACGTGGAGACCCCGGTTCGGTGGTCGAGTACTTCTCCGCCGCTCTCTATTCGTCGGGCGCCTGGCCCGAGGACTTCCCCCGCCACGTTTCGGCGGCTTACGACCCGGCAGCTCGACAGCTGGTTCTCGACTGGGAGCTGCCCGGATACGCGGTGGTCCCCGAAGCGAAGTCCGTGCGGTACGTGTCCTCCCTCGACCAGGACAAGGAATCCCCGCGCCCGGTCAGCCAGCGCCGTGCCCTGTACAGGGAGGTTCTCGCGCAGTGCGTGTTGCTCGTCCTGCACGAGCTTTTCGCCGCCGACGAGCTGGGCGCGCTGGAGTCGGTGTCCTTGAACGGGTTCGTGGACGAGCACGACCCGACGACCGGCCAACGCGGCCACATCTTCCTGGTGACAGCCATGGCCTCGGGGTCGGCGTTCCGTGCCCTGCATCTGGCCCAGGTGGACGCGGTCAGCTGCTTGACCGACGGACTGCGAGGGCAGCTTTCGGCGCGGCCGGACCAGCTCACCCCCGTACGGCCAAGTCGGCGGCCTCAGGATGTCGGCAATCGCGTTGTCGCCCACGGCGGCGATGACGAACCCGATCTCTTCGCCATGGATCCGATCGCGTTCGAGGATCTCGTCGCCGATCTCTTCCGGGCCATGGGGATGCAGGCGGTGACCACGCAGCGCTCGAACGACGGCGGTGTGGATGTCAACGCGCTTGATCCGACACCGATTCGCGGCGGAAAGATCGTCGTGCAGGTGAAGCGCTACCGCAACACGGTGCCACCCACCGCTGTCCGTGACCTCTACGGCACTGTGCAGGACGCCGGCGCCAACAAGGGCGTCCTCGTGACGACTTCGGGCTTCGGCCCCGGCTCGCACACCTTCGCCAACGGCAAACCCCTGGAACTGATCTCAGGAGCTGAGCTCGTCGACCTACTGCACCGTCATGGGCTGCGTGGGCGACTGGGCGATGGAGGCGGCCGCCCGACCACGACGGGACCGGCATCCGCAGGGCCTGTCACGCAGTTGCCCGCCGACTACAACATCCTCGGCATGTCCTGGACCGGAAGTGTCGCCCTGGATGTATGCGCTCTCGTCTGCCGTGGCAACCGGGTACTCAGCGACGATCATTTCGTCTTCTTCAACAACCACCAGACACCGGACGGCGCGGTGCGAGCTCTTCCCGCCGCTGCCCCGGACAAAGCCGCGATCTGTGTGACCTTCGACGGACTGCCGGAGACCGCCGACCGGTTCGTGCTCGTGGCCGCCATCGACCCCGAGGTGAATCCGGACGCCGACCTCTCCGGTTTCTCGGACGCGTGTATCCGCCTCCTCGATCCTGGGATGACCGAACTGGGACGTCTTGAGGTCTCCGACGGTCGACCTGGTGAGACTGCTCTGGTACTGGGTTCCTTCCGTCGAAGGTCCAACGGGGACTGGGACTTCGTGCTCGGCGGCAAGGGCTACAGGGGCGGCCTGGAGGAACTGGTGCAGGACTTCGGCATCGTGGTGGAGTAGGACCGCCTGAGTTCGCACACCGCTGCGGGCCGTCGCCTCAGTTGCCTTGACGGTCATTCGCACACCCCGAGTACGCCCCGAGTACGCGTCGGTGTGCCCGCCCCCGTGCCCCACAGGCCCTCGTCGAGCTGAAATCCGTACGGCGATACTCCCTCTCGTGAGACGTGATGATCTCCGCCGGGCAGTCCCGGCCGCCGGGATCCCGCGCAATCATCACGCTCAACTAGGCTGCGATGCACACGAGTTGTTCATGTTCTTGTAGCTGATCCTCACACGACGGCGCGGAGTTGAGGGCGCAGGAACGATTACCGTGCCCGGAGGTCGGCGAACCGCAGAGTCCCGGCACAGGGACATGCGTGACATCCGTGCCGCACTCACGACCTGGTTCAGATTTCCGAGTTCATAGTTCAGAAAACGTTCTGGAGACAAGCCCGATGAAACTCGCCAAGCGTCTCATCCTCACCACCACAGCTCTCGTCGCCGTATCCGCCGGCACGCTCCTGAGCGCGTCCGTCGGCCAGGCCGCGCCCGTGCAGTCCGCCCGCCCCGGCGTCGACGCTCCCGCCGCGCTGAAGGTTCCCGACGGCAACAGACTGACCGGTGTTTTCTCCGCCGAAGGCGTCCAGACCTACACCTGCACCGACGGCGCCTGGAAGCTGCTGGAGCCCGCCGCCACCCTCTGGGCCAAGAACGACCGCTCCCACCGCA contains these protein-coding regions:
- a CDS encoding class I SAM-dependent methyltransferase — encoded protein: MGSLKSNDHDVPEEQMAPMAAYDEIADWYETEFLARTPGDGHPLSLGALLRDLLGEGEGEGSDGDTCLEIGCGTGVHAALVRELGWTPVGIDLSERMLRHARGRLPVAQADAERLPMRDESVPAVIAMMVHTDMPGYPAVLREATRVLQPGGTFVHIGVHPSFCGGFADFSDREAVVIRPGYLDSGYWTKESWTNKGVRDKVGAMHRPLPELLHAFLDAGLQLDRFAEGGAPTPLVLAVRATKPQPTGTAPA
- a CDS encoding restriction endonuclease translates to MSRRSTGSVGVWAEMQRQQQRQLDAAARRQRQEEQQARAYQRRAAQSHREYRQADAQRRTEELDAQVAALQGLLTVGCGAPAFSAAALVRAETVQPFSAGSLAYALPMPSPDQYQAQGGWTASRRAQAQAEARARFERDWQAAQAAETQRQQQLAASQREYQQWASDQLAEIRRHNAGIREVTEGARRGDPGSVVEYFSAALYSSGAWPEDFPRHVSAAYDPAARQLVLDWELPGYAVVPEAKSVRYVSSLDQDKESPRPVSQRRALYREVLAQCVLLVLHELFAADELGALESVSLNGFVDEHDPTTGQRGHIFLVTAMASGSAFRALHLAQVDAVSCLTDGLRGQLSARPDQLTPVRPSRRPQDVGNRVVAHGGDDEPDLFAMDPIAFEDLVADLFRAMGMQAVTTQRSNDGGVDVNALDPTPIRGGKIVVQVKRYRNTVPPTAVRDLYGTVQDAGANKGVLVTTSGFGPGSHTFANGKPLELISGAELVDLLHRHGLRGRLGDGGGRPTTTGPASAGPVTQLPADYNILGMSWTGSVALDVCALVCRGNRVLSDDHFVFFNNHQTPDGAVRALPAAAPDKAAICVTFDGLPETADRFVLVAAIDPEVNPDADLSGFSDACIRLLDPGMTELGRLEVSDGRPGETALVLGSFRRRSNGDWDFVLGGKGYRGGLEELVQDFGIVVE